One Corynebacterium aurimucosum genomic window, CAAGCTCGTGTGCCCACTTCTCCGCCACCTTCACGCGGCCGGCGTCGGGGGAGACCACGGCCAGGTTGTCCATGGGGTACTTGGACTTGATGTAGTCGGTCAGGATCGGCATCGCGTGCATGTGATCAACCGGGCCATCGAAGAAACCCTGAATCTGGTCGGTGTGCAGGTCCACGGACACGATGCGGTCGGCACCGGCAGCGGCCAGCAAGTCTGCCACTAGGCGGGCGGAGATAGGCTCGCGGCCCAGGTGCTTCTTGTCCTGGCGTGCGTACGGGTAGAAGGGCAGGATGGCGGTGATGCGCTTGGCGGAGCCGCGCTTGAGCGCGTCAATCATGATGAGCTGCTCTACCAGCCACTTGTTGAGCGGCTGGGTGTGGGACTGCATCACGAAGCAGTCTGCACCACGGACGGACTCCTCGAAGCGAATGAAGATCTCACCGTTGGCGAAATCGCGGGCGGTGGTCGGAACCAGATCGGTTTTGAGCTCCTTGGCCACAGCCTCAGCCAACGCCGGGTGAGCGCGCCCGGTGAAGAGCATCATGTTCTTGCTGCTGCCGGTAACCTTGCCAGTCATCAGTAGATATCCCTTTACTTGTCGTTATTTAGTGGTCTGGTCGTCAGCCTTGGCGTCCTGTGCCTTGTCGGCTGCTTCCGCTGCCGGCGTGCCCGGGCGCTTCTTTTGCACCCAACCTTCGATGTTGCGCTGCTTGCCGCCGGAGACCGCGAGCGCTCCCGGGGGAACGTCGTCCTTAATCACTGTACCCGCACCGGAGTAGGCGCCATCACCGACGGTAACGGGAGCAATGAACATGGTGTCCGAACCAGTGCGCACGTGGCTGCCGATGGTGGTGTGGTGCTTGTTGACGCCGTCGTAGTTGACGAAGACGGAGGAGGCGCCAATGTTGGAGTAGTCACCCACGGTGGCATCGCCGATATAGGTCAGGTGGGGAACCTTGGTACCGCGGCCAATCTGGGCCTTCTTCGCCTCGACGAAGCCGCCCAGCTTACCTTCTTCACCCACGATGACGCCGGGGCGGATGTAGGTGAACGGGCCAATCTGCGCATTGCTGCCAATGACGGAGTCGAAGCCGTGCGTGCGCACCACGCTGGCGCCTGCTCCGACCTGCATATTGGTCAGGGTGGTGTCGGGGCCAATCTCGGCGCCATCGGCGATGGTCGTCGCACCCCACAACTGGGTATTGGGGTGAATGACAACGTCCTGGCCAATGGTCACGTTGACGCCGATCCAAGTGGTATCGGGATCAACGATGGTGGCGCCGCCACGCATGGCTTCCTCGACCACACGGCGGTTGAGAAGGCGGCCGGCCGCGGCCAACTGCACGCGGTCGTTGACACCGGAGAGCTCCTCCGGATCAGCAGCAACGTGCGCACCGACTCGGTGGCCGGCCTCGCGGGCAATCTCCAGCACATCGGTGATGTAGAGCTCACCCTGGGCGTTATCGGAGTTGAGCTTCGTCAGGGCGTCGCGAAGCACGGCCCCATCGAATGCGAAGACGCCGGAGTTGACCTCGCGCACCGCGCGCTGCTCTTCGGAGGCATCCTTCTGCTCCACGATGGCGGTGACAGAACCATCCTCGGCGCGCAGCACGCGGCCGTAACCGGTGGGATCCTCCAGAGTCATGGACAGCACGGTCACGGCGTTAGCTTCGCCGGTGTGGGCCTCATGCAGCTGACGCAGGGTCTCCGGGCGTAGCAGGGGAACGTCACCGTTAGTCACGATGACGGTGCCATCGAAATCAGGCAATGCACTCAGGCCGCACTGCACGGCGTGGCCGGTACCGTTCTGCTCTTCCTGGATGGCCTGGGAGACCGCGCAGTCCAGCTCCTCGGAGATGGCATCGACGGCAGGGGAGACCTGGTCGCGCTGGTGGCCCACGACGACCACGAGGTGCTCTGGGTGCAGGCCAGCGGCTGCGTGGAGGGCGTGGCCGAGAAGTGACCTCCCGCCAATCTCATACAACGTCTTCTGGGTTGAGGATTTCATGCGGGTACCTGCACCTGCTGCAAGGACGATGGCGGCGCAGTTAGTTACTTCAGCCACGAGTGTGTGCTTCTCCTGTGATTGGGGATGTCAGGACTTACTTTTTTCATCATAACGCGTACGTTCTATTTTCCGCGTGATACCTCCGGAAGTGCGCGGGCACGCCATGCTCCAAGTAGCCCGATGCAGGCCAGGAACAAAATGGCCGCCGAGGGGCCAGCCAAAGCGATCACGGCGGAGATACCGCCGATCACGAGGAGGATGACGCCCATCATGGTGTTCGCGGCTCCGACGTAGCGGGTGCGTTTATCCTCGCCCGCCATATCCACCACATAGGTCTTGCGCGCCACGCGAATGGCAGCGTGCGCCAGGTTGACCAGGAAGAATCCGAGGGGAAGCGCCCACATGCTTACCGCTGTCGGTGCCCACGCCGCACAGGCCACGATGGC contains:
- a CDS encoding ribose-phosphate diphosphokinase, which codes for MTGKVTGSSKNMMLFTGRAHPALAEAVAKELKTDLVPTTARDFANGEIFIRFEESVRGADCFVMQSHTQPLNKWLVEQLIMIDALKRGSAKRITAILPFYPYARQDKKHLGREPISARLVADLLAAAGADRIVSVDLHTDQIQGFFDGPVDHMHAMPILTDYIKSKYPMDNLAVVSPDAGRVKVAEKWAHELGDAPLSFVHKTRSTTEANKTVSNRVVGDVEGKDCILLDDMIDTGGTIAGAVRVLKEAGAKSVVIACTHGVFSDPARERLSECGAVEVITTDTLPQSTEGWDNLTVLSIAPLLARTIHEIFENGSVTTLFETH
- the glmU gene encoding bifunctional UDP-N-acetylglucosamine diphosphorylase/glucosamine-1-phosphate N-acetyltransferase GlmU; amino-acid sequence: MAEVTNCAAIVLAAGAGTRMKSSTQKTLYEIGGRSLLGHALHAAAGLHPEHLVVVVGHQRDQVSPAVDAISEELDCAVSQAIQEEQNGTGHAVQCGLSALPDFDGTVIVTNGDVPLLRPETLRQLHEAHTGEANAVTVLSMTLEDPTGYGRVLRAEDGSVTAIVEQKDASEEQRAVREVNSGVFAFDGAVLRDALTKLNSDNAQGELYITDVLEIAREAGHRVGAHVAADPEELSGVNDRVQLAAAGRLLNRRVVEEAMRGGATIVDPDTTWIGVNVTIGQDVVIHPNTQLWGATTIADGAEIGPDTTLTNMQVGAGASVVRTHGFDSVIGSNAQIGPFTYIRPGVIVGEEGKLGGFVEAKKAQIGRGTKVPHLTYIGDATVGDYSNIGASSVFVNYDGVNKHHTTIGSHVRTGSDTMFIAPVTVGDGAYSGAGTVIKDDVPPGALAVSGGKQRNIEGWVQKKRPGTPAAEAADKAQDAKADDQTTK